AACCGGTGCGCGACCCGGCGGGCGCGGGACGGCTGCTCGGCAGCACCGCGCTGCTGCGCCTGGCGGGCGGCCTGGGGGCCAGCCTGGCGATCGTCGCCCTGGCCGCCGGTGTGCGGCCCGATGATCCCGCCGTGGTGGCGCTGACGGCGATTATCGGAGTGACCGGGGTGTTGCAGGCTTCTACCATGATTGACCTGTGGTTCCGTGCGCGACTGGCGGCCCGCGACCCAGCCCTGGCCCACGCGCTGGCCTACCTGGCTGCGGTGCTGCGGGCGGGCCTGATCCTGGCCGGCGCGCCGCTGATCGCCTTCGCCCTGCTGATGACCCTGCTGGCCGGGCCGCTGACCGTCTTACTACTCGCCGCCGCCTACGCTGACGCAGCGCCGTCGCTGGTTGCGCTTACCTGGGCCGGCTTGTTCGGGTCGTCGGGAGTGGCGCGCAGCAGCTTCCTCACCGCTGACAACTCCACCGGGCTGCACCTGGCTGCCGTGGCCCTGGGCTGCGTGGCCAACCTGGGGCTGAACTGGTGGCTCATCCCGCCCCTGGGCGGGCCAGGCGCGGCCATTGCCTCGCTGATCTCCTGCTGGCTGGCCGTCCACGGCTCGTGCTTTCGGTTCCCGGCCCTGCGCCCCACCAGGGTGACTATGGCCCGCGCGCTGCTTTGGCGAGATTTTTGTGATGGGTACGTTATACTATTTCGGCTTGTAGATTCTGGATTCCTGTAGAGAGACCGGGCGGTACTACGCATGTACTTTGTTCAACAGAAATTGGGATTACGCGACAGCCTGGCGCGCCTGCGTTTCGCCTTCCGGCTGCTGGCCCTTCCGGGGCAGCGGCGATACCTG
Above is a window of Chloroflexaceae bacterium DNA encoding:
- a CDS encoding polysaccharide biosynthesis C-terminal domain-containing protein: MTLLATTLARLRSAWQHAGLRRAGSSAGWMRAERLVRLAGGTFVGIWLARYYGPADFGVYNFAIALSIIVISLTTPGRDGILAREPVRDPAGAGRLLGSTALLRLAGGLGASLAIVALAAGVRPDDPAVVALTAIIGVTGVLQASTMIDLWFRARLAARDPALAHALAYLAAVLRAGLILAGAPLIAFALLMTLLAGPLTVLLLAAAYADAAPSLVALTWAGLFGSSGVARSSFLTADNSTGLHLAAVALGCVANLGLNWWLIPPLGGPGAAIASLISCWLAVHGSCFRFPALRPTRVTMARALLWRDFCDGYVILFRLVDSGFL